From Butyricimonas paravirosa, one genomic window encodes:
- a CDS encoding efflux RND transporter periplasmic adaptor subunit, translated as MNKQFIITNFAAFALMLFLPTGCRQADGKQDAVQSYRVIKVAASPVEISESYSAAIRGRQDVDILPQISGRIIRLKVKEGERVKTGQVLAVIDQVPYRAALRTAQANVSAAQAKVETARIELRGKQALFDEKVISDYELSLARNQLAVACAELEQAKAQESDARNNLSYTEIKSPSNGVVGTLPYRIGALVGPNMAQPFTVVSDNAEMYAYFSISENMLRRYSARYGSIDSMIAGTPEVGLQLNDGSLYKAKGRIETVSGVVDPVTGTVQIKALFPNPDRELLSGSIGNVILQNPKTEAVTIPMTATVELQDKIIAYRLKNGQAEAAYLTVDRLNDGNRFIVKEGLSVGDTIVAEGVGLVREGMSITPKNETK; from the coding sequence ATGAACAAGCAATTCATTATCACGAATTTCGCCGCATTTGCTCTCATGCTGTTCCTGCCGACCGGATGCAGGCAGGCGGACGGCAAGCAGGATGCGGTGCAGAGTTATCGGGTCATAAAGGTCGCGGCAAGTCCGGTGGAAATCTCCGAGTCCTATTCCGCCGCCATACGCGGACGGCAGGATGTGGACATCCTGCCGCAAATATCCGGGCGCATTATCCGTCTGAAAGTGAAAGAGGGTGAACGGGTGAAGACCGGTCAAGTATTGGCTGTAATTGACCAAGTGCCCTATCGGGCGGCATTACGCACGGCGCAGGCCAATGTCAGCGCGGCACAGGCAAAAGTGGAAACGGCAAGAATCGAGCTGCGGGGCAAGCAGGCATTGTTTGACGAGAAGGTCATATCCGACTACGAGCTTTCTCTCGCCCGGAACCAACTGGCAGTGGCGTGTGCTGAACTCGAACAGGCAAAGGCACAAGAATCGGATGCACGCAACAATCTCTCCTATACGGAAATCAAAAGCCCGAGCAACGGAGTAGTAGGCACATTGCCCTATCGCATCGGTGCGCTTGTCGGTCCCAATATGGCACAGCCTTTCACGGTCGTGTCCGACAATGCGGAGATGTATGCCTATTTCTCCATTTCGGAGAATATGCTACGGCGATATTCGGCTCGCTATGGCTCGATTGACAGCATGATAGCCGGGACGCCGGAAGTGGGCCTGCAACTCAACGACGGCAGCCTGTACAAGGCGAAAGGACGTATTGAAACCGTAAGCGGCGTGGTGGATCCTGTTACCGGAACGGTACAAATCAAAGCCCTGTTCCCCAATCCCGACCGCGAACTGTTGAGTGGCAGCATCGGCAATGTCATCCTTCAAAACCCGAAAACGGAGGCCGTAACCATTCCCATGACCGCCACCGTGGAACTGCAGGACAAGATTATCGCTTACCGTCTGAAAAACGGACAGGCGGAAGCCGCCTATCTCACGGTGGACCGCCTGAACGACGGCAACCGGTTTATCGTAAAAGAAGGTCTTTCGGTCGGTGACACCATTGTCGCCGAAGGCGTGGGACTGGTGAGAGAAGGCATGAGCATAACCCCTAAAAACGAAACGAAATGA
- a CDS encoding efflux RND transporter permease subunit, giving the protein MNLRFFIDRPVFSGVISVVIVLLGMISMFSLPVEQYPDIAPPTINVFATYPGANAETVQKAVITPLEEAINGVEDMTYMTSTASNTGDASINIYFKQGTNADMAAVNVQNRVNGALSQLPAEATKTGVTTEKQQNAELMTFALYSPDDRFDQTFLNNYVKINVEPRLKRISGVGKAQLFGSNYSMRLWLRPDKMAQYGLIPDDISAVLARQNIEAATGSFGANHPTANEYTMKYRGRLSGAEEFGELVVKSLPGGNVLRLKEVADVELGDEYYNYSSEVNGHPAAMMLINQKAGSNASSTIKEIHEVLDDLSRDLPEGTEFVVLTDTNKFLYASIHSVLRTLLEAILLVIVVVYVFLQDIKSTLIPTISIFVSIIGTFAVMSMIGFSINLLTLFALVLAIGTVVDDAIVVVEAVQAKFDEGYQSAVLAADDAMKGVSSAILTSTIIFMAVFFPVAMMGGTSGAFYTQFGITMAVAVGISAVNAFTLSPALCALLLKPYIDEQGNTKNNFAARFRKAFNAVFDSLSRRYVRGVMFIIHRRWLLWSIIGISFGLLVLLVNVTKTGLIPEEDTGTVMVSMNTKPGTSMAQTSKVMERINSRLDSIGEIEYSGAVAGFSFSGSGPSQAMYFVTLKDWEDRKGEGQSVNDVIGKIYAATSDIPDATVFAMSPPMIAGYGMGNGFELYLQDKAGGNIAAFKEEADKFVEALSQRPEIGEVYSSFATDYPQYWVDIDAAKCEQSGVSPADVLSTLSGYYTGQYVSDFNRFSKLYHVTMQAPAEYRVNAESLHHMYVRASDGGMSPLSRFVRLTKTNGPSDLTRFNLFNAISISGSPAQGYSSGQVLEAIGETAREVLPSNYTYEFGGISREESKTTNNATLIFLLCMVLVYLILCALYESVFIPFAVLLSVPCGLMGSFLFAWLFGLENNIYMQTGLIMIIGLLAKTAILLTEYAGKRRSEGMTLAQAAYSAAKVRLRPILMTVLSMVFGLVPLMMAHGVGANGSRSLATGVIGGMIVGTLALLFLVPSLFIVFQYIQERVKHN; this is encoded by the coding sequence ATGAACCTGCGATTTTTTATAGACCGCCCGGTGTTTTCGGGCGTTATCTCGGTGGTGATTGTACTGTTGGGCATGATTTCCATGTTTTCCTTGCCGGTGGAACAATACCCCGACATCGCACCTCCGACCATCAACGTATTCGCAACTTATCCGGGAGCAAACGCTGAAACCGTGCAGAAGGCAGTGATAACCCCTCTGGAAGAAGCCATCAACGGAGTGGAAGACATGACCTATATGACTTCCACGGCATCGAATACGGGAGATGCTTCCATCAACATCTATTTCAAACAGGGAACCAACGCGGACATGGCGGCGGTAAACGTGCAGAACCGCGTGAACGGCGCACTGAGCCAACTTCCGGCGGAAGCCACCAAGACCGGTGTCACCACTGAAAAGCAGCAGAATGCCGAACTGATGACTTTCGCGCTCTATTCGCCCGATGACCGCTTCGACCAGACCTTCCTGAACAATTACGTGAAAATCAATGTCGAGCCGAGGCTGAAACGTATCAGCGGCGTGGGAAAGGCACAGTTGTTCGGTTCCAACTACAGCATGCGACTTTGGCTGCGTCCCGACAAGATGGCGCAATACGGGCTTATCCCCGATGACATCTCTGCCGTACTTGCACGACAGAACATCGAGGCCGCCACCGGCTCCTTCGGTGCCAATCATCCTACCGCCAATGAATACACGATGAAATACCGCGGACGCTTGTCCGGAGCGGAAGAGTTCGGTGAGCTGGTCGTCAAGTCACTGCCGGGCGGCAATGTGCTTCGGTTGAAAGAGGTTGCCGATGTGGAACTGGGCGATGAATACTACAACTATTCCTCCGAGGTGAACGGGCATCCGGCAGCTATGATGCTCATCAACCAGAAAGCCGGGTCCAATGCATCAAGCACCATCAAGGAGATTCACGAAGTGCTTGACGACCTTAGCCGGGACTTGCCCGAAGGGACGGAATTCGTGGTGCTTACCGATACCAACAAGTTCCTGTATGCCTCCATCCACTCTGTCCTCCGCACCTTATTGGAAGCGATACTTCTGGTCATCGTGGTGGTGTATGTGTTCTTGCAGGACATCAAGTCAACGCTTATCCCTACCATATCCATCTTCGTTTCCATCATCGGCACATTTGCCGTGATGTCCATGATTGGATTCTCCATCAACCTGCTCACCCTGTTCGCGCTTGTGCTTGCCATCGGAACCGTGGTCGATGATGCCATTGTGGTGGTGGAAGCGGTGCAGGCGAAGTTCGATGAGGGCTATCAATCAGCAGTTCTCGCGGCTGATGATGCCATGAAAGGCGTTTCGTCGGCTATCCTGACCTCTACCATAATCTTTATGGCAGTGTTTTTCCCCGTAGCCATGATGGGCGGGACTTCGGGAGCGTTCTACACGCAGTTCGGTATCACGATGGCTGTTGCCGTGGGAATCTCGGCAGTCAATGCCTTCACACTCTCACCGGCACTTTGCGCGCTGCTGCTGAAACCCTATATCGATGAGCAGGGCAACACTAAGAACAATTTTGCAGCCCGTTTCCGTAAAGCGTTCAATGCCGTCTTCGACAGTCTGAGCCGACGCTATGTACGTGGAGTGATGTTCATTATCCATCGCCGATGGCTGTTGTGGAGCATCATAGGCATTTCTTTCGGGTTGCTGGTGCTGCTGGTCAATGTCACAAAGACGGGACTTATTCCCGAAGAGGACACCGGGACGGTCATGGTGAGCATGAACACGAAGCCCGGCACATCCATGGCTCAGACAAGTAAGGTGATGGAGCGTATCAACAGCCGTCTCGACAGCATCGGCGAGATTGAATACAGCGGTGCGGTAGCCGGTTTCTCTTTCAGCGGTTCCGGTCCCTCGCAGGCGATGTATTTCGTGACACTCAAAGACTGGGAGGATCGTAAGGGAGAGGGGCAGTCGGTGAATGATGTCATCGGAAAGATTTATGCCGCCACTTCAGATATTCCCGATGCCACGGTGTTCGCCATGTCGCCTCCGATGATTGCCGGGTACGGCATGGGAAACGGTTTCGAGCTTTATTTGCAGGACAAGGCGGGCGGAAACATCGCCGCTTTCAAGGAAGAGGCGGACAAGTTTGTCGAAGCCTTGTCGCAACGACCCGAAATCGGCGAAGTCTATTCCTCCTTTGCCACGGACTATCCGCAATACTGGGTGGATATCGATGCCGCCAAATGTGAGCAGTCGGGTGTGTCGCCCGCAGATGTGCTTTCCACATTGTCGGGCTATTATACCGGACAATATGTTTCCGACTTTAACCGGTTCTCCAAGCTCTACCATGTGACCATGCAGGCTCCGGCGGAATATCGTGTGAATGCGGAATCCCTGCACCACATGTATGTGCGCGCCTCCGATGGCGGCATGTCGCCTTTGAGCCGGTTCGTGCGCCTGACCAAGACCAACGGCCCGTCAGACCTCACCCGTTTCAACCTGTTCAACGCCATCTCGATTAGCGGGTCGCCGGCGCAGGGTTACAGTTCAGGGCAGGTGCTCGAAGCCATCGGCGAGACGGCACGTGAAGTGCTTCCGTCAAATTACACATACGAGTTTGGCGGCATTTCGCGTGAGGAAAGCAAGACGACCAACAATGCCACGCTTATATTCCTGCTCTGCATGGTTCTGGTCTATCTGATTCTGTGCGCCTTGTATGAGAGCGTGTTCATACCCTTCGCGGTTCTGTTGTCGGTGCCTTGCGGACTAATGGGCAGTTTCCTGTTTGCGTGGCTCTTCGGTCTGGAGAACAACATCTACATGCAGACCGGATTAATCATGATTATCGGCCTGCTTGCCAAGACCGCCATCCTGCTTACCGAATACGCCGGCAAGCGGCGGTCGGAAGGCATGACGCTGGCACAGGCAGCATACAGTGCGGCAAAAGTCCGCCTGCGCCCTATATTGATGACTGTGCTGTCCATGGTGTTCGGTCTTGTCCCGCTGATGATGGCGCACGGAGTGGGTGCCAACGGCAGCCGTTCGCTTGCCACAGGT